The window CTGAACGGCCGCCTGAGCCTCGACCAGGCCGAAGCCGTGGCCGACCTGATCCACGCCGAGGACGAGCTCGCGGCCCGCGCCGCCCTGCGTCAGCTGCGCGGCGGCCTGCGCCGCGACGTCGAGGCGATCGAGCGGCCGCTGCTGGACCTGCTGGCCCGGCTCGAGGGCGGCCTGGAGTTCGAGGGCGACGACGCCGAGGCCGTCGCCGTGCCGCGCGCGGGCCTGCTGGCCGTCCTGGACGCCGCGCTCGCCGCGCTCGCGCTGCTGCTGGCCGACGCCGACGCCGCGCGCCGCGTGCGCGAGGGCGTGCACGTCGTGCTGCTGGGCGCGCCGAACGCGGGCAAGAGCTCCCTGTTCAACGCCCTGCTGTCGCAGGAGCGCGCGCTGGTCGACGCGGAGCCCGGCACGACGCGCGACGTCGTCGCCGCGCGCCTGCGCCACGGCGGCGTGATCTTCGTGCTGCACGACACCGCGGGCCTGCGGTCCGACGGCGGGCGCGTCGAGGCCCTCGGCATGGCGCGCGCCCGCGAGGCGGCCGCGTCGGCCGACGTCGTGCTGTTGCTGTCGGACCTGACAGCACCGGCCGGGCGCGACGTCGCCGACGTCCCTGTCGGCGTCGCGGTCCTGAACGTCGCCGCCAAGGCCGACCTCGCCGATCCCGCGCGGCGCGAGGCCGCCCGCGCGGAGGGCTGCCTCGTGACGTCCGCGCGCGACGGCACCGGCCTCGGCGAGCTGCGCGCGGCCCTGCTGGCGGCGGCCGACGGCGAGCGCCTGCGCGAGGTCGCGGACCTCGGCCACGCGTTCCACGAGCGCCACCGGCACCGCCTCGCCGCGGCGCGGGACGAGCTCGCCGCCCTGCGCGACGAGGTTGCGCTTCGCGA is drawn from bacterium and contains these coding sequences:
- the mnmE gene encoding tRNA uridine-5-carboxymethylaminomethyl(34) synthesis GTPase MnmE, which encodes MSTTNDTIVAIATAAGEAGLAIVRLSGPGALEVARRLAGVRALPREGVRSHQARAATLRNEAGEVLDHGLVLPMLAPRSYTGEDIVEFHCHGGALCARRVTAACREAGARPAGPGEFTRRAFLNGRLSLDQAEAVADLIHAEDELAARAALRQLRGGLRRDVEAIERPLLDLLARLEGGLEFEGDDAEAVAVPRAGLLAVLDAALAALALLLADADAARRVREGVHVVLLGAPNAGKSSLFNALLSQERALVDAEPGTTRDVVAARLRHGGVIFVLHDTAGLRSDGGRVEALGMARAREAAASADVVLLLSDLTAPAGRDVADVPVGVAVLNVAAKADLADPARREAARAEGCLVTSARDGTGLGELRAALLAAADGERLREVADLGHAFHERHRHRLAAARDELAALRDEVALRDAPAEVAAGLLAGILAELGEVTGRVFSEHLLGEVFARFCVGK